The DNA segment ATTGTTAATCTGCAGAATATTGTTTCACGAATAAAAGAGGCCGCAAACAGCATTATGGCCGGGAGTGAGGAACTCAGCTCCAATTCATCACAGATAACCAGAGGTATGAGCGAACAGACTGAAAGGGCTTCACAGATAGCGACCGCTTCAGCGGAAATGTCTCAGACCGTACTCGATATAGCGAAGAATGCATCCAGTATCGCCGCGTCATCATCAACAGCCCAAACGCAGTCGGACGATGGAGAACTGATTGTCAGGAAGACCGCCGAAGAAGTTCAGGACATTGCACAAACGGTTTCGATTGCATCGCAGCTGATCAAGTCTCTTGGTGCGCGATCGACCCAGATCGGAGAAATCGTGAATGTCATAAAAGATATTGCTGATCAGACCAATCTGCTGGCGCTGAATGCGGCGATCGAAGCGGCAAGGGCCGGAGAGCAGGGGAGGGGATTTGCAGTCGTTGCCGATGAAGTCCGAAAACTGGCAGAAAAGACATCAAAGGCAACAACAGAAATCGGCGGTATGATTACCACCATACAGAACGAAACTGAGAAGGCTGTCGAAGCCATGGCCCAGAGTCATCGGAAAGTGGCAATAGGGGTTGATCTGTCCAAGCAGGCAGGCGGCTCTCTCAAAAAAATAACCGAAAGTATCCATGAATTGCAGCTTATGGTACATCAGATCGCAACGGCAACAGAGGAGATGGCTGCGGTATCGGAAACCATATCTTCTGATATTGAGGGGGTAGCGTCGGTATCAAAGGATACCCTTGCCAGTGCTGAACAGATAGTGGATTCGTCCACCAATCTTTCACGTCTTGCCTCAGGGCTGAAAGAGATCGTGAAACGTTTTAAACTATAGCATACAGTGAGACTTGCCCCTTCTAGCGTCTTGCCTTATTGGCATACATATTGTCGTCCGCTTCCTTCAAAACAGACATGATCTCTTTGCCCGGAAGAAAATTGGCGCAGCCGGCACTGACGGCAAGAGAGTAGTCAGGGCTCGAATAGGAGAGGTTCCAGCTGCCGATCCTGCTCCTGATCCTGTCGATGATCTCCTGACACATCTGGCTGTCATGTTCCGGAATTACGACGAGGAACTCGTCGCCGCCGAACCGGACAATAATGTCAGAGGCCCTGACCGCGTCGGTCATAATTGCTGCACAATCCCGTAAGAGTTTGTCTCCAAAGACGTGGCCGTAGTTGTCATTGACCCATTTGAAATTGTCTATGTCGAGCATTACGACCGAAAAGGTGTTGCCATAACGTTTTGTCCGTGCCACTTCATTCATGATGATCTCATTAAAGTAGTTTCTGTTATGCAGCCCGGTCAGGGGGTCTCTGGTGGCAAGGCTTTTTAATTTGTCCTGCGTATGTCTGAAGCTGTGGACGAGGGTCAGCAGGTGTTCATATATTTCCGTAACCGGATCGCCAAAGACCGACTCCTGATATACTTCGCACTGCGTGCAGCTCTTGTACTTCAGCGCAAACTCTCCCTTGATCTTTCCGCTGCACATAGTGCCGGCGATCAGCCAGCATCTTCCGTCGATCTTCTCAAAGGCGGGACAATCCGTATTTTTGCAGTTCTTCTTTTCCCAGCATTTGATAAATACATTTTTTGTCGTGAGGCGCAGCCACTCGTCCCAGG comes from the Nitrospirota bacterium genome and includes:
- a CDS encoding methyl-accepting chemotaxis protein, whose amino-acid sequence is MFNNVKIGVRLALGFGTVMLLMLSIIIASIYGFRNTGRYMHEVVNDRFPKVEKAADTLDKINIVARSSFGVLLTDSKTEIDKDLERITKAMQAIDKNVDALGKSAGTEEGRDIYNAFIRAKQEYDPAMNTFVALMMSGRIDEAKRLRLVDIRKMQRERYMPAIENIIKYEEKMTKQAGSDAEAAKSRALTLVIAFALSAMLLSFILGVLITRSISGPLKVAKDAAERVAAGDLTVNVTVDRKDEIGELNKTIGAMIVNLQNIVSRIKEAANSIMAGSEELSSNSSQITRGMSEQTERASQIATASAEMSQTVLDIAKNASSIAASSSTAQTQSDDGELIVRKTAEEVQDIAQTVSIASQLIKSLGARSTQIGEIVNVIKDIADQTNLLALNAAIEAARAGEQGRGFAVVADEVRKLAEKTSKATTEIGGMITTIQNETEKAVEAMAQSHRKVAIGVDLSKQAGGSLKKITESIHELQLMVHQIATATEEMAAVSETISSDIEGVASVSKDTLASAEQIVDSSTNLSRLASGLKEIVKRFKL
- a CDS encoding GGDEF domain-containing protein, with the translated sequence MDNAEALKRVLRQLSDDVKLFIELSLRETDDSWDEWLRLTTKNVFIKCWEKKNCKNTDCPAFEKIDGRCWLIAGTMCSGKIKGEFALKYKSCTQCEVYQESVFGDPVTEIYEHLLTLVHSFRHTQDKLKSLATRDPLTGLHNRNYFNEIIMNEVARTKRYGNTFSVVMLDIDNFKWVNDNYGHVFGDKLLRDCAAIMTDAVRASDIIVRFGGDEFLVVIPEHDSQMCQEIIDRIRSRIGSWNLSYSSPDYSLAVSAGCANFLPGKEIMSVLKEADDNMYANKARR